Proteins encoded within one genomic window of Ideonella dechloratans:
- the glgX gene encoding glycogen debranching protein GlgX, with translation MRHAEAMQALPPGDPHHLGAHPVAGGVQFAVWAPEAEAVWLCLFDDSGRHELQRLPVPHVHLGIWHATVPGVGPGQVYGWRAAGPWQPAQGLRFNPQRLLLDPYAHAVVGRYAGELDRYLDFDPVDPRRPHPQDNGDIALKARVQAPARAPVVDVPPVPLGHRVVAEVHVRSATALHPEVPEALRGTYAGLAHPALIAHWKALGVTTLELMPVQARADEARLQRQGLSNHWGYTPIGFMAPEPRYASGQGGLSAAEELRQAIATLRRAGFEVVLDMVFNHSAETDLQGPCLSLKGLANRHWYRHDPKQPGAYLDWSGCGNTLNLGEPMVLRMVIDALRHWVQSYGVDGFRFDLAPALGRDDQGRYSPGAAFFGAWQTDPVLRRCLMIAEPWDLGPEGYQLGHFPVGWFEWNDQARDGWRAYWLRPEDRRADRAELANRLAGSSDRFRHDPKRPRRPAASLNFITAHDGFTLRDLLSYNQRHNLANGEGNRDGHHENLSWNCGTEGPSHDPAVLVLRGRLQRALLATLLLSRGTPMLLMGDELGHSQQGNNNAYCQDSALTWLDWTAPDSRSLAAYIARLTQLRRCDTALRGDLWLHGRPGPDGLPDVRWLRPDGAPLAAADWHDRHDRALTVQLAPPGADHETLLLFNPTGSDRLFTLPPLSRGPAWIGRLDSRHALGQPPEGQHPPGPFSVPAHSVQLLCSHALTETTAHGGPT, from the coding sequence ATGCGACACGCCGAAGCCATGCAAGCCCTGCCGCCCGGCGACCCCCACCACCTGGGCGCCCACCCGGTGGCCGGGGGCGTGCAGTTCGCCGTCTGGGCGCCGGAGGCCGAGGCCGTCTGGCTGTGCCTGTTCGACGACAGCGGCCGCCACGAGCTGCAGCGCCTGCCGGTGCCGCATGTCCACCTGGGCATCTGGCACGCCACCGTGCCCGGCGTGGGCCCGGGCCAGGTCTATGGCTGGCGCGCGGCCGGCCCCTGGCAACCGGCGCAGGGCCTGCGCTTCAACCCGCAACGCCTGCTGCTGGACCCCTATGCCCATGCGGTGGTGGGCCGCTACGCCGGCGAGCTGGACCGCTATCTGGACTTCGACCCGGTCGACCCGCGCCGGCCCCATCCGCAGGACAACGGCGACATCGCCCTCAAGGCCCGGGTGCAGGCGCCGGCTCGTGCGCCGGTGGTGGACGTGCCACCGGTGCCGCTGGGCCACCGGGTGGTGGCCGAGGTGCATGTGCGCAGCGCCACGGCCTTGCACCCCGAGGTGCCCGAGGCCCTGCGCGGCACCTACGCCGGCCTGGCCCATCCGGCCCTGATCGCCCACTGGAAGGCGCTGGGCGTGACCACGCTGGAGCTGATGCCGGTGCAGGCGCGGGCCGACGAAGCCCGGCTGCAGCGCCAGGGCCTGTCCAACCACTGGGGCTACACGCCCATCGGCTTCATGGCGCCGGAGCCGCGCTATGCCAGCGGGCAGGGCGGGCTGAGCGCGGCCGAGGAGCTGCGTCAGGCGATTGCGACCTTGCGCAGGGCGGGCTTCGAAGTGGTGCTGGACATGGTGTTCAACCACAGCGCCGAAACCGACCTGCAGGGGCCCTGCCTGAGCCTCAAGGGGCTGGCCAACCGCCACTGGTACCGCCACGACCCGAAGCAGCCGGGCGCCTACCTGGACTGGAGCGGCTGCGGCAACACCCTGAACCTGGGCGAGCCGATGGTGCTGCGCATGGTCATCGACGCGCTGCGGCACTGGGTGCAGAGCTACGGGGTGGACGGATTCCGCTTCGATCTGGCCCCCGCGCTGGGGCGGGACGACCAGGGCCGCTACAGCCCGGGTGCGGCCTTCTTCGGCGCCTGGCAGACCGACCCGGTGCTGCGGCGCTGCCTGATGATCGCCGAGCCCTGGGACCTGGGGCCCGAGGGCTACCAGCTGGGCCATTTCCCGGTGGGCTGGTTCGAATGGAACGACCAGGCCCGCGATGGCTGGCGCGCCTACTGGCTGCGCCCCGAGGACCGACGGGCCGACCGGGCCGAGCTGGCCAACCGGCTGGCCGGCTCCAGCGACCGCTTCCGCCACGACCCCAAGCGCCCGCGCCGCCCGGCGGCCAGCCTGAACTTCATCACCGCGCACGACGGCTTCACCCTGCGCGACCTGCTGAGCTACAACCAGCGTCACAACCTGGCCAATGGCGAGGGCAACCGCGACGGCCACCACGAGAACCTGAGCTGGAACTGCGGCACCGAAGGCCCCAGCCACGACCCGGCGGTGCTGGTGCTGCGCGGGCGGCTGCAGCGCGCGCTGCTGGCCACGCTGCTGCTCTCGCGCGGCACGCCCATGCTGCTGATGGGCGACGAGCTGGGCCACAGCCAGCAAGGCAACAACAACGCCTACTGCCAGGACAGCGCGCTCACCTGGCTGGACTGGACCGCACCCGACAGCCGCAGCCTGGCGGCCTACATCGCCCGGCTGACCCAGCTGCGCCGCTGCGACACCGCCCTGCGCGGCGACCTGTGGCTGCACGGCCGGCCCGGCCCCGACGGACTGCCCGATGTGCGCTGGCTGCGCCCGGACGGCGCTCCGCTGGCCGCGGCCGACTGGCACGACCGGCACGACCGGGCCCTGACGGTGCAGCTGGCCCCGCCGGGGGCCGACCACGAGACCCTGCTGCTGTTCAACCCGACGGGGTCGGACCGCCTGTTCACCCTGCCGCCGCTCAGCCGGGGGCCGGCCTGGATCGGCCGCCTGGACAGCCGCCATGCCCTGGGCCAGCCGCCCGAGGGCCAGCATCCGCCCGGCCCCTTCTCGGTGCCCGCCCACAGCGTGCAGCTGCTGTGCAGCCACGCCCTGACCGAGACCACCGCGCACGGTGGCCCGACCTGA
- the glgC gene encoding glucose-1-phosphate adenylyltransferase gives MDLNRSAETRWLARRTMALVLAGGRGSRLMNLTDNRAKPAVHFGGKFRIIDFALSNCVNSGFRRIGVVTQYKSHSLLRHLQRGWSFMRSEMGDFVDLLPAQQRVNEVDWYRGTADAVWQNLDIVRDMQPQYVVILAGDHVYKMDYSIMLADHVASGRGVTVGCIEVPRLEASGFGVMAVDEQRSVTSFVEKPADPPPMPGQPALSLASMGIYIFNADYLYRLLDEDARDPASDHDFGKNLIPKAVSEGQALAHPFSMSAIANPPYSRAYWRDVGTVDAYWAANLDLASTTPELNMYDRDWPIWTYQEQLPPAKFVHNQDGRRGEAIDSLVSGGCIVSGATVLNSVLFSNVLIRSYSQLERTVVLPDVQVNRHCRIRNAVIDRRCKLPEGLVVGEDPELDAKRFYRSPGGVVLVTRAMLDKL, from the coding sequence ATGGACCTCAACCGCAGTGCCGAAACCCGCTGGCTGGCCCGGCGCACCATGGCGCTGGTGCTGGCCGGCGGACGTGGCTCGCGCCTCATGAACCTCACCGACAACCGGGCCAAGCCGGCGGTGCACTTCGGCGGCAAGTTCCGCATCATCGACTTCGCGCTGTCCAACTGCGTGAACTCGGGTTTTCGCCGCATCGGCGTGGTCACCCAGTACAAGTCGCATTCGCTGCTGCGCCACCTGCAGCGCGGCTGGAGCTTCATGCGCAGCGAGATGGGTGATTTCGTCGACCTGCTGCCGGCCCAGCAGCGCGTCAACGAGGTGGACTGGTACCGCGGCACCGCCGATGCCGTCTGGCAGAACCTGGACATCGTGCGCGACATGCAGCCGCAGTACGTGGTCATCCTGGCGGGCGACCATGTCTACAAGATGGACTACTCCATCATGCTGGCCGACCATGTGGCCAGCGGCCGCGGGGTGACGGTGGGCTGCATCGAGGTGCCCCGGCTGGAGGCCTCCGGCTTCGGCGTGATGGCGGTGGACGAGCAGCGCAGCGTCACCAGCTTCGTCGAGAAGCCGGCCGACCCGCCGCCCATGCCCGGCCAACCGGCACTGTCGCTGGCCAGCATGGGCATCTACATCTTCAATGCCGACTACCTCTACCGCCTGCTCGACGAGGACGCCCGGGATCCGGCCTCGGACCACGACTTCGGCAAGAACCTGATCCCCAAGGCGGTGAGCGAGGGCCAGGCCCTGGCGCACCCCTTCTCGATGTCGGCCATCGCCAACCCGCCGTATTCGCGGGCCTACTGGCGCGACGTGGGCACGGTGGACGCCTACTGGGCCGCCAACCTGGACCTGGCCTCCACCACGCCCGAACTGAACATGTACGACCGGGACTGGCCGATCTGGACCTACCAGGAACAGCTGCCGCCGGCCAAGTTCGTGCACAACCAGGATGGCCGCCGCGGCGAAGCCATCGATTCGCTGGTCTCCGGCGGCTGCATCGTCTCCGGGGCCACGGTGCTGAACTCGGTGCTGTTCTCCAATGTGCTGATACGCTCCTACAGCCAGCTGGAGCGCACCGTGGTGCTGCCCGATGTGCAGGTCAACCGCCATTGCCGCATCCGCAACGCGGTGATCGACCGCCGCTGCAAGCTGCCCGAGGGCCTGGTGGTCGGCGAGGACCCGGAACTGGACGCCAAGCGCTTCTACCGCAGCCCCGGCGGCGTGGTGCTCGTCACCCGCGCCATGCTGGACAAGCTCTGA
- the glgA gene encoding glycogen synthase GlgA — protein sequence MRVLQVCAEIYPLLKTGGLADVAGALPAALQGAGAEVRVLLPGFEAVMAGLKEPVTVGELAPHGGVPGARLLYGELPSVGCRAYVVDAPALYQRPGGPYADAQQQPYADNHLRFARLGWAAAELAGGIDGYWRPELVHAHDWHAALAPACMKAMGVPVASVFTIHNLAYQGSFDARHFGELGLPLHFFNPEGLEFHGALNFMKAGLFYADRISTVSPSYAREIQSPEQGMGLDGLLRRRSAVLHGILNGVDDAVWNPAKDPLIAAPFDGLKLAGKARNKAALQKLLGLAPVPDVPLFVVVSRLTEQKGLHLVLETLPKLAARGGQFALLGSGDVGMEAAFRDLAGRWPDSVGVRIGYDESLAHQMVAGGDVIMVPSRFEPCGLTQLYGLRYGALPLVRRVGGLGDTVTDCSLEALDEGRATGFVFDAFDEAGLDAAVRRAFALYRRKRDWVSVQRTAMAQHHDWAVAAQGYLAMYRAALGR from the coding sequence ATGCGCGTCTTGCAGGTCTGTGCCGAGATTTATCCCCTGTTGAAGACCGGCGGGCTGGCCGATGTGGCCGGCGCGCTGCCGGCCGCGCTCCAGGGCGCGGGTGCCGAGGTGCGGGTGCTGCTGCCCGGCTTCGAGGCGGTGATGGCCGGCTTGAAGGAGCCGGTGACGGTGGGTGAACTGGCCCCCCATGGCGGCGTGCCGGGCGCGCGGCTGCTCTATGGCGAACTGCCGTCCGTGGGCTGCCGCGCCTATGTGGTGGACGCCCCGGCGCTCTACCAGCGGCCCGGCGGGCCCTATGCCGACGCCCAGCAGCAGCCCTATGCCGACAACCACCTGCGCTTCGCCCGCCTGGGCTGGGCCGCGGCCGAACTGGCCGGCGGGATCGACGGCTACTGGCGGCCCGAGCTGGTGCATGCCCATGACTGGCATGCCGCGCTGGCGCCCGCCTGCATGAAGGCCATGGGGGTGCCGGTGGCTTCGGTCTTCACCATCCACAACCTGGCTTACCAGGGCAGCTTCGATGCGCGGCACTTCGGTGAGCTGGGCCTGCCGCTGCACTTCTTCAACCCCGAGGGCCTGGAGTTCCACGGCGCGTTGAACTTCATGAAGGCCGGCCTCTTCTATGCCGACCGCATCAGCACCGTCAGCCCCAGCTACGCCCGAGAGATCCAGTCGCCCGAGCAGGGCATGGGGCTGGACGGCCTGCTGCGCCGGCGCAGCGCGGTGCTGCACGGCATCCTGAACGGCGTGGACGACGCGGTGTGGAACCCCGCCAAGGACCCGCTGATCGCCGCGCCCTTCGATGGGCTGAAGCTGGCCGGCAAGGCCCGCAACAAGGCGGCGCTGCAGAAGCTGCTGGGCCTGGCCCCGGTGCCCGATGTGCCGCTGTTCGTGGTGGTCAGCCGCCTGACCGAGCAGAAGGGCCTGCACCTGGTGCTGGAGACCCTGCCCAAGCTGGCCGCCCGCGGCGGCCAGTTCGCCCTGCTGGGCAGCGGGGACGTCGGCATGGAAGCTGCATTCCGCGATCTGGCCGGCCGCTGGCCCGATTCGGTGGGGGTGCGCATCGGTTACGACGAGTCCCTGGCCCACCAGATGGTGGCCGGGGGCGACGTGATCATGGTGCCGTCCCGTTTCGAGCCCTGCGGCCTGACCCAGCTCTACGGCCTGCGCTATGGCGCGCTGCCGCTGGTGCGCCGCGTGGGCGGGCTGGGCGACACCGTGACCGACTGTTCCCTGGAGGCCCTGGATGAGGGACGTGCCACCGGCTTCGTGTTCGATGCCTTCGACGAGGCGGGTCTGGACGCGGCCGTGCGACGGGCCTTCGCGCTCTACCGCCGCAAGCGGGACTGGGTGTCCGTCCAGCGCACCGCGATGGCGCAGCACCACGATTGGGCGGTGGCTGCCCAGGGCTATCTGGCCATGTACCGTGCCGCCCTGGGCCGCTGA